The Macrococcoides canis genome has a window encoding:
- a CDS encoding DUF697 domain-containing protein translates to MGLLDTAIDMATKQFTNNKEVKTINSLPQSEADLIERRKRAESMLHNKSLMSSAAAVVPIPGLDVTADLKLMTDIIENINKEYGLSHKQVSGYTDDIKQKIVFSAAKSGSDFIGKKITKGFVAVVFKMMLRREALKQSKWVPVIGQAISGTISYYMMKKLGEKHIDKCERVARDLMV, encoded by the coding sequence ATGGGATTATTAGATACTGCCATTGATATGGCGACAAAACAATTTACGAATAATAAAGAAGTGAAGACGATCAACAGCTTGCCGCAAAGTGAAGCGGATCTTATAGAACGTCGTAAGCGCGCAGAAAGTATGCTGCACAATAAATCGCTAATGTCATCTGCAGCAGCCGTCGTGCCTATTCCAGGGCTTGATGTCACAGCGGACTTAAAGCTGATGACGGATATTATCGAGAATATCAATAAAGAGTATGGTTTAAGCCATAAACAGGTCAGCGGTTATACAGATGATATTAAACAGAAGATCGTATTTTCAGCTGCGAAGTCGGGTAGTGACTTTATCGGCAAAAAGATTACTAAAGGCTTTGTTGCTGTTGTATTCAAGATGATGCTGCGTCGTGAGGCATTGAAACAGTCGAAATGGGTTCCGGTTATCGGACAGGCGATCAGTGGCACAATCAGCTATTATATGATGAAGAAGCTCGGGGAGAAACATATCGACAAATGTGAACGTGTAGCACGCGACCTCATGGTTTAA
- a CDS encoding phosphocarrier protein HPr: protein MEQKSYVIIDETGIHARPATMLVQTASKFESDIQLEYNAKKVNLKSIMGVMSLGVGKDAEITIYAEGSDEKEAIEAISEVLVKEGLSK from the coding sequence ATGGAACAAAAATCTTATGTAATTATCGACGAAACAGGAATTCACGCACGTCCAGCAACAATGCTGGTTCAAACTGCAAGCAAATTCGAATCTGATATTCAGTTAGAATACAATGCGAAGAAAGTGAACTTAAAGTCAATCATGGGTGTTATGAGTCTAGGTGTTGGTAAAGACGCAGAAATTACAATCTACGCTGAAGGTAGCGACGAGAAAGAAGCAATTGAAGCGATCAGCGAAGTATTAGTTAAAGAAGGTTTAAGCAAATAA
- a CDS encoding glutaredoxin family protein has product MNMNIEIYTQDDCPPCTFIKQYFTNKGYTYTEKNISHMPYKIEMIDYDAMSTPLIKIDDKLFYQPDIDKIEAYINA; this is encoded by the coding sequence ATGAATATGAATATAGAAATCTATACACAGGACGATTGTCCCCCTTGCACATTTATAAAACAATATTTCACTAATAAAGGCTATACATATACTGAAAAGAATATTTCACATATGCCCTATAAGATTGAGATGATTGATTACGATGCGATGAGTACACCGCTTATCAAGATTGACGATAAGCTATTCTATCAGCCGGATATCGACAAGATCGAAGCGTACATCAATGCTTAA
- a CDS encoding class I SAM-dependent rRNA methyltransferase, with amino-acid sequence MKNVTIKRSKQQKFTHGYVLLETDDVYQTDQIEEGELFTVKTEQGELIGTFYSGLQHKGLGWKVSDAYLQFIDASYFIDLFEKANEERVSLYNSTDTNAFRLYNGEGDGLGGFTIDSYDGHLLITWYSKGIYYFKKDIVDAVEAVFEYRTIYEKLRYDKNVPTNQVSDEGTEFPIIIKENNLHYMIDLTDGAMTGLFLDQRDVRKKLLQMDTKHNDMLNLFAYSGGFSVAVGSNGYKTTNVDIAKRSIELMQQNFALNEMNLEDQTFITMDAFDALAYFTRHLKTFDIIVIDPPSFSRHKKKVFTVKDNYHELITQALPLVNYGGYLVLSTNASNVSLKHFRTMIEETLKERADYEIEQIMGLPKDFKTTDKYKASKYLKVVFVKIKG; translated from the coding sequence ATGAAAAATGTAACGATCAAACGTAGTAAGCAGCAGAAATTCACCCATGGTTATGTACTGCTGGAGACAGATGATGTGTATCAGACAGATCAGATTGAAGAAGGGGAACTGTTTACTGTAAAGACAGAACAAGGTGAACTTATCGGTACCTTCTATTCAGGGTTGCAGCATAAAGGACTGGGCTGGAAGGTAAGTGATGCCTATTTACAGTTTATCGATGCTTCATATTTTATTGACCTCTTTGAAAAGGCGAATGAAGAGCGTGTGTCTCTATATAACAGTACGGATACGAATGCTTTCAGACTGTATAATGGCGAAGGTGACGGGCTCGGCGGCTTTACGATAGACAGTTACGACGGTCATCTGCTGATCACGTGGTATTCAAAAGGGATCTATTATTTCAAGAAGGATATTGTTGACGCTGTAGAAGCAGTATTTGAGTATAGGACGATCTACGAGAAGCTCCGCTATGATAAGAACGTGCCGACGAATCAGGTGAGCGATGAAGGTACAGAATTTCCGATTATCATCAAGGAGAACAACCTGCATTATATGATCGATCTGACAGACGGTGCGATGACCGGATTGTTCTTAGATCAGCGCGATGTAAGAAAGAAGCTGCTGCAGATGGATACGAAGCACAATGACATGCTGAATTTATTTGCTTATTCAGGAGGCTTCTCTGTAGCAGTCGGCAGCAATGGCTATAAAACAACAAATGTCGATATCGCGAAACGTTCGATTGAACTGATGCAGCAGAACTTTGCATTAAACGAGATGAATCTGGAGGATCAGACATTTATCACGATGGACGCATTTGATGCGCTCGCTTACTTTACACGTCACTTAAAGACATTCGATATTATCGTTATCGATCCACCGAGCTTCTCGCGTCATAAGAAGAAAGTATTTACGGTTAAGGATAACTATCATGAACTGATTACTCAGGCGCTGCCGCTCGTCAATTACGGCGGATATCTCGTGCTGTCTACAAACGCGTCGAATGTGTCGCTCAAGCATTTCAGAACAATGATAGAGGAGACACTGAAAGAGCGCGCAGATTACGAGATTGAGCAGATCATGGGTCTGCCGAAAGACTTTAAGACGACAGATAAGTATAAAGCCTCTAAATATTTGAAAGTTGTCTTCGTAAAGATTAAAGGATGA
- a CDS encoding metallophosphoesterase, producing the protein MLKQLMYGFIDRFGERFIPLMPNPVNHLKLSHIKLNGLHEAHDRPLRIVHISDLHIGFQFDYEDLIHVIQQVNQLTPDIVCITGDVFDNLDRFNEDSNRYIPLFKTIQAQHKFFVYGNHDQRAHRTHDLERVMQHAEIEILNNYGRYITYDDESIYICGTDDIINSGGNIEQMLRNKTHRAYTIALIHEPDFARFTKKFDVDLQLSGHAHGGQIKLPLLGAPVRPMLGRKYYRGLYTLKYRQHKLKLHTSTGLGTTHFPVRIGARPEITLIELYQ; encoded by the coding sequence ATGCTTAAGCAGCTCATGTATGGCTTTATCGATCGTTTCGGTGAACGTTTCATTCCGCTCATGCCAAATCCCGTCAATCACCTGAAGCTTAGCCATATTAAGCTTAACGGATTACATGAAGCACACGATAGACCGTTACGAATCGTCCATATTTCAGATCTGCATATCGGCTTTCAGTTTGACTATGAAGACCTCATACATGTAATTCAGCAGGTAAATCAGCTGACACCTGATATTGTCTGTATCACTGGCGATGTATTTGATAATCTCGATCGTTTCAATGAGGATTCTAATCGCTATATACCCCTGTTCAAGACAATACAGGCGCAACATAAGTTCTTCGTCTATGGTAATCATGATCAGCGTGCACATCGCACACATGACCTGGAACGAGTTATGCAGCATGCTGAAATCGAGATTCTGAATAATTACGGCAGATATATCACATACGATGATGAATCCATCTATATATGCGGGACTGATGATATCATCAATAGTGGTGGGAATATCGAACAGATGCTGCGTAACAAGACACATAGAGCCTATACAATTGCACTGATCCATGAACCAGACTTTGCGCGATTCACTAAGAAGTTCGATGTCGACCTGCAGCTTTCTGGGCATGCACATGGCGGACAGATTAAGTTGCCGTTACTCGGTGCACCAGTAAGACCGATGCTAGGCAGAAAGTATTACCGCGGACTGTATACATTAAAGTACAGACAGCATAAACTGAAGCTTCATACGTCAACAGGCCTTGGAACGACTCACTTTCCTGTACGCATCGGTGCACGTCCTGAAATTACTCTGATTGAACTTTATCAATAG
- the purD gene encoding phosphoribosylamine--glycine ligase, whose amino-acid sequence MNILVIGSGGREHALARKLGQSPRVTEVFVIKGNDAMAREATIVDIAEDDHDAIVQFAQDNKIELVVVGPEQPLIDGLSNRLMTAGIKVFGPNSKAAQMEGSKDFAKVLMKKYDIPTASYETIENKADALKYLDEKGTPIVIKYDGLAAGKGVVVAMDRETAVDAINDFYAEEGAKVVFEEYLEGEEYSLMVIVNDDFCIPFDTIAQDHKRAFDGDEGPNTGGMGAYCPVSHISDDVLQTTYDTIVYPTVRAMHEEGLNYFGVLYVGAILTADGPKVIEFNARFGDPEAQVLLRRLETDLVELIEAAHQKTELDLVWHNKSICGVVLASNGYPGSYDKGAVVEGYDYQDDYIVSALKRVDDTWVTSGGRVMLAFGEGDDLAQAQQAAYENVKKIKSDGLFYRTDIGNKGLK is encoded by the coding sequence ATGAATATATTAGTAATCGGAAGCGGTGGCCGTGAACATGCACTGGCGCGAAAGCTCGGACAGTCACCACGTGTCACTGAAGTATTCGTGATCAAAGGCAATGATGCGATGGCACGTGAAGCAACGATCGTAGATATCGCTGAAGATGATCATGACGCTATCGTACAGTTTGCGCAGGATAACAAGATTGAACTCGTCGTTGTAGGTCCAGAGCAGCCATTGATCGATGGATTAAGCAATCGATTAATGACTGCAGGCATTAAAGTATTTGGTCCAAACAGTAAGGCGGCACAGATGGAAGGTTCTAAAGACTTCGCCAAAGTATTGATGAAGAAATATGATATTCCAACTGCAAGCTATGAAACAATTGAAAATAAAGCAGATGCACTTAAATATCTAGATGAAAAAGGCACACCGATCGTTATTAAATACGACGGTCTTGCTGCCGGTAAAGGTGTTGTCGTTGCGATGGACCGTGAAACGGCGGTTGATGCAATCAATGATTTCTATGCAGAAGAAGGCGCGAAAGTTGTCTTTGAAGAGTACCTTGAAGGAGAAGAATATTCTCTCATGGTAATTGTCAACGATGACTTCTGCATCCCATTTGATACGATTGCACAGGACCATAAACGTGCATTTGATGGCGATGAAGGTCCGAACACTGGCGGTATGGGGGCATACTGTCCGGTAAGTCATATTTCTGACGACGTGCTGCAGACGACTTACGATACAATCGTCTATCCGACAGTGCGTGCAATGCATGAAGAAGGCCTGAACTATTTCGGTGTACTGTACGTCGGCGCAATCTTGACCGCTGACGGCCCGAAAGTCATCGAATTTAACGCACGTTTCGGTGACCCGGAAGCGCAGGTGCTATTAAGACGACTGGAAACGGATCTCGTAGAGCTGATTGAAGCAGCACATCAGAAAACAGAATTAGACTTAGTATGGCATAACAAGTCTATCTGTGGTGTCGTGCTGGCATCGAACGGATATCCAGGCAGCTACGATAAAGGTGCTGTCGTTGAAGGCTATGATTATCAGGATGACTATATCGTGAGCGCATTAAAACGCGTAGATGATACATGGGTGACGAGCGGAGGACGTGTTATGCTGGCATTTGGTGAAGGTGATGACCTGGCACAGGCACAGCAAGCTGCATATGAAAACGTCAAGAAGATTAAGAGTGACGGACTGTTCTACAGAACAGATATCGGAAATAAAGGATTAAAATAA
- the ptsP gene encoding phosphoenolpyruvate--protein phosphotransferase: MTTLKGIGASDGIAIAKAYLLVEPDLSFNNEKVADTDAEVEKFKAAINQSKVELTQIRNNAEVALGPDKAAIFDAHLLVLEDPELINPIEDNIRNNQMNAAASLSEVSTNFITIFESMDNEYMKERAADIKDVSKRVLSHILGVSLPNPTMIDEPVVIIAEDLTPSDTAQLNKKFVQGFATNIGGRTSHSAIMSRSLEIPAVVGTKNITESVKQGDFVIVDGITGEVIINPDEQTITGYKARQSAFLQEKEELKQLVNDKTVTKEGKHVELAANIGTPNDLEGVKNNGAEGIGLYRTEFLYMGRDAMPTEDEQYEAYKKVLSEMDGKRVVVRTLDIGGDKELPYLNLPKEMNPFLGYRAIRLCLDQQDIFRTQLRALLRASSHGKLSIMFPMIATINEFREAKAILEEEKEKLTADKVKVADDIELGIMVEIPSTAAMADIFAKEVDFFSIGTNDLIQYTMAADRMSERVSYLYQPYNPAILRLIKQVIDASHKEGKWTGMCGEMAGDSTAIPLLLGLGLDEFSMSATSILSARRQIKNLSQPEMAKVAEQALNCATQEEVVQLVDAYL, from the coding sequence ATGACAACTTTAAAAGGTATCGGTGCATCAGATGGCATCGCGATTGCGAAAGCATACCTTTTGGTTGAACCTGATCTGTCTTTTAACAATGAAAAAGTAGCAGACACAGATGCAGAAGTAGAGAAATTCAAAGCTGCCATCAATCAATCAAAGGTAGAATTAACACAGATTCGCAATAATGCAGAAGTAGCGCTTGGCCCGGATAAGGCGGCAATCTTTGATGCACATCTGCTTGTACTTGAAGACCCTGAACTTATTAACCCGATTGAAGATAACATTCGAAATAATCAAATGAACGCAGCAGCAAGTCTATCTGAAGTTTCAACGAACTTCATCACAATTTTTGAATCGATGGATAATGAATATATGAAAGAACGTGCAGCAGATATTAAAGATGTATCTAAACGCGTATTATCACATATTCTTGGTGTGTCACTGCCTAATCCGACGATGATCGATGAGCCTGTTGTTATCATTGCTGAAGACTTAACACCTTCTGATACTGCACAACTGAACAAGAAGTTCGTTCAAGGGTTTGCGACGAATATCGGTGGCCGCACAAGTCATTCAGCGATTATGAGCCGTTCATTAGAAATCCCAGCGGTTGTCGGTACGAAAAATATTACTGAATCCGTTAAGCAAGGAGATTTTGTAATTGTTGACGGTATTACAGGTGAGGTCATCATCAATCCAGATGAGCAGACGATCACTGGGTACAAAGCACGTCAATCTGCTTTCTTACAAGAGAAAGAAGAATTAAAGCAGCTTGTCAACGATAAGACAGTTACTAAAGAAGGTAAGCATGTAGAGCTTGCTGCAAATATCGGTACACCGAATGATCTTGAAGGTGTTAAGAACAACGGTGCAGAAGGTATCGGATTATATCGTACAGAGTTCCTGTATATGGGACGCGATGCAATGCCTACTGAAGACGAGCAGTATGAAGCCTACAAGAAAGTATTATCTGAGATGGATGGTAAACGTGTTGTCGTCCGTACATTAGATATCGGTGGAGATAAAGAGCTTCCATACTTAAACTTACCGAAAGAGATGAACCCGTTCCTTGGATACCGTGCGATTCGACTTTGTCTGGATCAGCAGGATATCTTCAGAACACAGCTACGTGCATTACTGCGTGCGTCAAGCCACGGTAAACTGAGCATCATGTTCCCGATGATTGCAACGATCAACGAGTTCCGTGAGGCGAAAGCAATCTTGGAAGAAGAGAAAGAGAAATTAACTGCAGATAAAGTTAAAGTTGCTGACGATATCGAACTTGGTATTATGGTTGAAATTCCGTCTACAGCAGCAATGGCTGATATCTTTGCGAAAGAAGTTGACTTCTTCAGTATCGGTACGAATGACCTTATCCAGTATACGATGGCAGCTGACCGTATGAGTGAGCGCGTATCTTATCTTTACCAGCCTTACAATCCAGCAATCTTAAGACTGATCAAACAAGTTATCGATGCAAGTCATAAAGAAGGCAAATGGACAGGTATGTGTGGAGAGATGGCGGGCGATTCGACAGCGATTCCATTATTACTTGGTCTAGGTCTGGATGAATTCAGTATGAGTGCGACAAGTATTTTAAGTGCACGTCGCCAGATTAAGAACTTAAGTCAGCCAGAGATGGCTAAAGTTGCTGAACAGGCTTTAAACTGTGCAACACAGGAAGAAGTCGTACAGCTAGTAGATGCTTATCTATAA
- the auxA gene encoding lipoteichoic acid stability factor AuxA, which yields MNWIKKHFEILIGYLLGIMSIILGIFVIVNHKQISHFKDVDINKMHMYSFFDFINIYAFELIKLLSHYINQFTLVFGVLFIVIGGAFFYVSRKLRQTTLYDKTIAQVYLLFGGLLYIVTSILIFEMYGFYALLYLLFFVSVVYYTLNRKRLNVHFRKLHINILIFIYALAYFMTQLAVYDNLNKEKVTPLDVMTINFFFIVLVLLATLCLVNYVFLKRTLVKVSDQMKRTEKKRDSKISRMIRENTNMTINRLSEETLKFDEKIVLMMQKFSLRKLINLQDDDIPSWFKYPRWIKAFHIELLLSALLFIITVIELNNRNVLFEATKFNVVKMQYFYEWINLFGLLVIIVLYIYFTLMIRFRSRGYYGQLFTISFLMIKVIVSFYLMLFKGINLSLFIPPILILLLLIQLPLYLIHLQRRY from the coding sequence ATGAACTGGATTAAAAAGCATTTCGAGATTCTGATTGGATATCTTCTAGGCATCATGAGCATTATTCTCGGAATATTTGTCATTGTGAATCATAAGCAGATTTCACATTTTAAAGACGTCGACATCAATAAGATGCATATGTATAGTTTCTTTGACTTTATCAATATTTATGCGTTTGAACTGATCAAGCTGCTCAGTCACTATATCAATCAGTTTACACTCGTATTTGGTGTACTGTTTATCGTTATCGGCGGTGCATTCTTCTATGTATCGCGTAAGCTCAGACAGACGACGCTTTATGATAAGACGATTGCTCAAGTTTATCTGCTGTTTGGCGGATTGCTGTATATCGTTACTTCGATTCTTATCTTTGAGATGTATGGTTTCTATGCGCTGTTATATCTGCTCTTTTTTGTAAGCGTGGTGTATTATACTTTGAACAGAAAGCGTCTGAATGTGCATTTTAGGAAGCTGCATATCAATATCCTTATATTCATCTATGCGCTCGCTTACTTTATGACGCAGCTTGCGGTCTATGATAATTTGAATAAAGAGAAGGTGACACCGCTAGATGTGATGACCATCAACTTCTTCTTTATTGTGCTTGTGCTGCTGGCGACACTTTGTCTTGTGAACTATGTCTTCTTAAAGCGTACGCTCGTTAAAGTGTCTGATCAGATGAAACGTACTGAGAAGAAGCGTGATTCTAAGATCAGTCGCATGATCCGTGAGAATACGAATATGACCATCAACAGACTTTCGGAAGAGACGTTGAAATTCGATGAAAAGATTGTCCTTATGATGCAGAAGTTCTCGCTACGCAAGCTTATCAACTTGCAGGATGACGATATTCCGTCATGGTTTAAGTATCCGCGCTGGATTAAAGCGTTTCATATCGAGCTGCTCTTAAGCGCACTGCTGTTTATCATTACCGTAATCGAGCTGAATAACCGCAACGTGCTGTTTGAAGCGACGAAGTTCAATGTTGTGAAGATGCAGTATTTCTATGAATGGATCAATTTATTCGGTCTGCTTGTCATTATCGTGCTGTATATTTATTTTACATTGATGATCCGTTTTAGATCTCGTGGATATTACGGACAGCTATTTACAATCTCATTTTTAATGATTAAAGTGATTGTTAGTTTTTACTTGATGCTCTTCAAAGGAATCAACTTATCGTTATTCATCCCTCCGATACTGATATTACTGTTGTTAATACAGTTACCGCTGTATTTGATTCATCTGCAGCGAAGATATTGA